A region of the Alligator mississippiensis isolate rAllMis1 chromosome 5, rAllMis1, whole genome shotgun sequence genome:
GCCTTAACTCATGAGGAAGGGGAGTCTATCAGATCTTGAAGTTCTGGTGAGGACAGTCTTTCATTGGGGTGAGCAGTGTGGGACCAAAGCTTTAGTGGGCAAAGAAGTGAAGTATACGTGGATTACATGTCATTTAACTTCATCCCCGGTTTATCCTAGACTCAGCTGCCCTTACAGTGACAGAATGAAATGCACCCAAAACCAGAAGCTGAGTGCTAGggggtcagtgtgtgtgtgtgtgtgtgtgtgtgtgtgtgtgtgtgtgtgtgtgtgtatgcccacgtgcatgtgcacacatggacACGCACATGCATGTCTCTGTATGTGAGAGTGGCGCATGCCCTAAGTTATTGCCTGGAGCCAGTTTTCTGTAGATCTCAGTGATGTGTGGGCCTTTGGTCCAAGAGTTAACTGTTTCTAGTAGTCATTAGATAAATTAATGCTGTAGCCATGCTTCCATATGGAGTCTCTTCTCTCACTGTACCATGGAAATGAAGCCACCTTAACTCCAGCATGATGAGCTCTTAAAAGACCAGTTTTAAACAGGCTTCTCAATGTCCATGTAGAGTTTTCAGTCCTGTATGATGCCACATCTGTTCTGTTCTTGCCTGCCTTTATCCTGTGTGGCAACGTCattttctgctttgctgtcttggGGTCTATAAGATTGGATCATGTTACTGCATTTGCTAGGAAAGTCCTGTGATGGATAGAAAATTTCTCTTTTGGAGCAGCAAAACTGTtacctgccatggatttgggggaaGAATTCTTCTCATTCTGATATGATTGTATGCTCATCTCCTCTTGTACCTCTAAGCCAGGGTGGTATCTCAGTTTAGTCTGATTTGATACTTATGTATTATCCATACAAGCATGCGGGCTTGTCCTGTGTACTTTACACATGCCTCAGTTTGtagaggggagttcaagatgtACTAGATTTTAGGTGCATGTGTGAATGCATGAATTTATATACCACCTTGTATACATGTTAGTACACATGACTACATTTATGTGCGTCATACACATGAAGGCACATGACCTTGTGCATGGGTATCTGCATGCATGTGACAGCAGGCATGTTTATGTGTGAGCATATGTACATCTTTACGCACGTGAAGCTGCATAGCCATGACCTCATGAGTATGTGAGTGGTTATACATGGAAGTGCATGTATGtcactgcatgtgtgtgtgtgtgtatgtcattGTATACACTGCTGGCATATAAACGTATGCCCGACTTTGTCTTCTGTTTATCATCTTAGTGATCTTGCCAGAGTCTGGCTTGCCCTGGAAATCCTATTTAGTTTAGAGTCATTATTAAAGGGTAAAAGAGCCATTGCAGTAGCTCCTTCCCCTCACAGTGCATGGCCTGAAGGACTCACTGGATCTTGAGGAGGAGTGTCCTCTCTCTTTCCCATTAATTAGACTGGCAGTGATGGCCTCTTGTCCAACAGGAGCAGCTTGGGCTGAGCTGAGATCCACAGGTCATCTTcatccttcttcttcttcctcttatTGTTCTTTTCTGCTTGGACttgcccattgctgctgctgcaacctcCATTGCTGCTGTTTTTGCCCCTCTGGCTACAGAAGCAGCAGTGACAACAGATGAAAAGGAAGACCAACAGGACGATTAagggcagcccagccagcactgccAGGCAGACTGTGTTGAATATGCCCTCCTGGTGCTTGGTGAGAATGAGATCCCAGATTGACTGGAAGAAAGAGCGGATCTGCTCCATGGTGGCTTGCTGGCTGGGCTCCTGTTCTGCCTGCCCTCAGAGTCCCCTGGGGATGTGTTCAAGCCCTGGTTGGTAGTCGACAGGATTCAGAAGCTCTTTGGACCAGCACCTGTAAGGACAGAGAAAATAACCGGAAATCAGAAGGCAGGCCTAGGCCAATCAGCATGTCCTCCACAATGTTTggccactccagctgcagtccaGTCTGCTGAGCCTAAGGTGTGTATAGCGGAGACATCTCCATGGCCTCACAGATGGATGTCACTTGGGATACTCAGAAAGCATTGGACTGAACTATGTTAGAGACTTTTCAGCCTGCAGCAGTCAAGGGCTTCAAAGACTCCCCAGCTGGCATGACCAAgagtggagggggagaaaataAACCAATCAGAAACTTGGAATATCTTTTAACTGAGCTGATGAGTTCCCTCAGGGTTTTGTGGGGTGGCAAATTCCCTAGGTCATTCTTATCACTTGTTCATCCACAGAACGTTCTGTAGAATAATATAAAATGATTCCCCTCCTACTAAGGGCTGAGAGAGCCTGTAACATGACAACGGATGGGTGAGCAGGACACAAGCACTGGAACGGAGCTGGGAGGTGGCTCACCCTCCCATTCATTGTCCCCCTGGCCATGttgctcttccccctctcctaCAGCAGTGAACCTCTGGTTGCTCCTTCTCTGCTTTGTGTTACCATGACACAAGGTGCTTTACTGGTCAGTTATACCTCTGAAGAGGACTTTTGGTCAACAATCCTATGTGTTTTCTGGTGAAGGGTGCACGGGGCTAGGACCAGGAATGCAACTCATGCCTCTGGTATGGCAGTAGTGAATCCTAAGTGTAGGTTTAAATAAAATAACTAGAAACTTGATGTTTGCatgtgtttttttccagtttggggCACTTATGGATGTAGGCTTTTGTTACGGGCTCAGCTCTAATAAGGACTTTCAACTAGCTTGAATAGCCTTTCTTCTCTTGTTAGTCTCCCATTTCACACATCTCTGTATTTCTAGTTTGCtgcaaaacacaaaaaaggatGATCTCAAGAGATTTTCATCCCTAAGATGAAAAGATAGTTTTCCCAATGTTTGGGTGTTTTTTTCAGACTGGCTTTTCATACGACTTGAAGTTTTTCTCATACTATATTGAGTACAAGGCTGTATATTATACAGGACACTGCTTGCCAGGAAAAGGTGTTGGATATGGCAGTAGCTGGATTAATGGTAGATGATGCAGACTAGAGCAATGGTAGACAATGCAATGGTAGACAAAGCTATTTGTTCCCTGCTTTTATAATGACAGGATCTCTTTCAGACAATTTTAGGGCCAGGGGAAggtgccagttttgttcaattcTTCTACCACCCTCACTACTACACTGTGTTAGCACCTTTCAGTTGCTCATTAAATGGTGTGACTAACATCTGTCACATCTGGTTCATACTCTTATCTTCTTCCCACAGGAAAACTGTGCATTCAGTGCAGTGTTTATTTTACTCTTTTCCGTCCTtcttccccacctctccctcccctggtGCCCCAATTACATTGCTCTGTATGTGTTAGAGAAATGCCCTTGGCATGGAAGGTGGTGACATTTGTGAGGAATGCCTAgacttgtgtgtgtggggggttgtttgtttgtttaggtttttggggttttgttgCTCTATGCAATCAGTCAGCAACATTTTGGAGATGTGGGCTTGGAACAGCCTAGCTTGGATCCAAGGCAGGGCAGTGTTCTGACCCAGTTGCCACTTTTGCCTGCCAATGCTTCTTCTCACCCCTGgctgtggcatgggtgcagctccttgctggccAGCCCGGTGTAGCCATGGGTGAAGCTCCCTGTTGCTGGAATACCACCGAAGCCCACCTAGGTCTGTAGGCCCTATGGTTTTGACCCCTGCCTTATATGTAGAAGAATCTAGACAGCATCCCCCACTGCTCATGGAGACATGATAAGCAAGACAGTTTTTTGTGAAACCTGACTGCAGTCTACAAACTCCTGCCAATGGTTGGTCCTCCACTGAAGCTGTGACAGTATCTTCTGTAACAAGGACATCTTTCCACTAGAAAAAGAGCCAACACCTCCAGCATATAGATTACCCGACAGCTTTCAGATAGTAACACTAGTCAGCCTTTGCTACCTGGACTTAGGTTGGAACTTATGACCCTCAGGTTTGCACATAAAACTTGAAAGGCTCCATTCACCAGTACTAGTCCCCTCCTCACATAAGCACAGATTTTATTTGAATATTTCTCACAGTTCATGTCCCCTGTGTTGTAGACAATGACTCATGCatcaaacatttttcaaaatgaaagtcAGCTCCAGCTATGACATTCCTCTGGCTGTGGGTATAAGCCACATAGCATTGTATTCATGGTAGTGTCACAGACCACTTCCTCCTTCTCAGTAATTTACAtgctcctggctcctcctggtACAGCTGCATTACCTTTGGTCATTAGCATAGTGTTTGCTCTGGGCTATGGCCAAGCTCTGGTCTAATTCATCAGGCCGGCTTCAAAGTGATTCTACAGGTGCTATAGCTTCATCCTAATTGGTCCCCGAGATCCCAGCAGGATGTACAAGCAGGTTGTGTGGGTCAGCACAATCCCAGGCCCCAAGGAATTGTGGCTTATGTTTATCTCCCCACTTTTCCTATTGCTAGTCTGCCTTAACTTGGCTTAACCTTGTAGGTGGCTTTGCTTTATGGAAGACTAGAGATGACAGGGGCAGGGTGGTGCAAGACAGTCTTTCTGGTTCACACTGAGGTTGGCTGTGACTGAACACTGCTTTCTTCTGATGCCTGTTTGATTGCAGGAGATGAGGGTAGTGGCAGGTGCCTGTGTCACAGTAACTATATCTGGCTCTGGTTGGCTGGCTTAGGGGGCAAGAGATGGGCTATGTGGACTGAATTCTACTTTCATGAGGGGCATAGCAGGTGCTGGAAGAGGTATGTATGTCCTGGCCAAAAGCCCACTGAAACTGAGGAAATCTTTCTATAGCCTTTAAAGAGCTTTGGATGGGAGCTTTGCTGGT
Encoded here:
- the KIAA0040 gene encoding uncharacterized protein KIAA0040 homolog, which encodes MEQIRSFFQSIWDLILTKHQEGIFNTVCLAVLAGLPLIVLLVFLFICCHCCFCSQRGKNSSNGGCSSSNGQVQAEKNNKRKKKKDEDDLWISAQPKLLLLDKRPSLPV